The Punica granatum isolate Tunisia-2019 chromosome 4, ASM765513v2, whole genome shotgun sequence genome has a window encoding:
- the LOC116202445 gene encoding D-aminoacyl-tRNA deacylase isoform X2 — translation MHSLSSLPPVAVLCRVSPKRRRLAAPGRRGTQIRAMRAVVQRVASASVEVEGRIVSEIGPGLLVLVGLHESDTDSDAEYICRKVLNMRLFPNESTGRGWDQNVMQKNYGVLLVSQFTLYGVLKGNKPDFHVAMPPQSAKSFYDSVVERFRKAYSPDAIKDGIFGAKMKVNLVNDGPVTMQLDSSASAKNTANTVEDSS, via the exons ATGCACTCGCTCTCGTCTCTCCCTCCAGTTGCGGTCCTCTGCCGAGTGAGCCCCAAGCGCCGCCGTCTTGCAGCGCCGGGACGGCGGGGAACTCAGATCAGAGCCATGAGAGCCGTCGTCCAGCGGGTCGCCTCTGCCAGCGTCGAG GTGGAGGGGCGGATTGTGTCCGAGATAGGGCCGGGGCTGCTGGTGCTCGTAGGTCTTCACGAGTCCGACACCGATTCCGACGCCGAATACAT ATGCCGTAAGGTTTTGAACATGAGACTGTTCCCGAACGAAAGCACCGGCAGAGGATGGGACCAAAAT GTAATGCAGAAGAACTATGGTGTTTTATTAG TGAGTCAGTTCACATTATATGGAGTCTTGAAGGGTAACAAGCCCGATTTCCATGTGGCGATGCCGCCCCAAAGTGCAAAGTCCTTTTACGATTCTGTTGTTGAAAGATTTCGGAAAGCCTACAGCCCGGATGCCATCAAAG ATGGTATATTTGGAGCAAAGATGAAG GTTAATCTAGTTAATGATGGACCTGTGACGATGCAGCTCGACTCATCTGCATCAGCGAA GAACACAGCCAATACAGTAGAAGATTCTTCATAA
- the LOC116202445 gene encoding D-aminoacyl-tRNA deacylase isoform X1 has protein sequence MGPAAHFLIHFCGTTFPRRVAVKDALALVSPSSCGPLPSEPQAPPSCSAGTAGNSDQSHESRRPAGRLCQRRGGGADCVRDRAGAAGARRSSRVRHRFRRRIHVMQKNYGVLLVSQFTLYGVLKGNKPDFHVAMPPQSAKSFYDSVVERFRKAYSPDAIKDGIFGAKMKVNLVNDGPVTMQLDSSASAKNTANTVEDSS, from the exons ATGGGCCCAGCGGCCCATTTCCTAATCCACTTCTGTGGGACGACTTTTCCGCGGCGAGTAGCAGTAAAAGATGCACTCGCTCTCGTCTCTCCCTCCAGTTGCGGTCCTCTGCCGAGTGAGCCCCAAGCGCCGCCGTCTTGCAGCGCCGGGACGGCGGGGAACTCAGATCAGAGCCATGAGAGCCGTCGTCCAGCGGGTCGCCTCTGCCAGCGTCGAG GTGGAGGGGCGGATTGTGTCCGAGATAGGGCCGGGGCTGCTGGTGCTCGTAGGTCTTCACGAGTCCGACACCGATTCCGACGCCGAATACAT GTAATGCAGAAGAACTATGGTGTTTTATTAG TGAGTCAGTTCACATTATATGGAGTCTTGAAGGGTAACAAGCCCGATTTCCATGTGGCGATGCCGCCCCAAAGTGCAAAGTCCTTTTACGATTCTGTTGTTGAAAGATTTCGGAAAGCCTACAGCCCGGATGCCATCAAAG ATGGTATATTTGGAGCAAAGATGAAG GTTAATCTAGTTAATGATGGACCTGTGACGATGCAGCTCGACTCATCTGCATCAGCGAA GAACACAGCCAATACAGTAGAAGATTCTTCATAA
- the LOC116203083 gene encoding peroxidase 19, with product MLSSSSSSLPASFASNLFFGCLLTFNVIILTSHFPTGLSKPGTNTTQQRHRQLSYGYYARTCPQVEQLVASVTNQQYKNAPVSGPATIRLFFHDCFVEGCDGSVLIATKQGSKELAERDAVDNKDLRAEGFETVTKAKALVESKCPGVVSCADILAIAARDFVHLTGGPYYQVKKGRWDGKISAASRVPPNLPRANSTVNELLKLFNSKGLKLQDLVVLSGAHTIGFAHCKHFLGRLYDYKGSKGPDPSIDSRLLKALRMSCPHYGGNADIVAPFDVTTPFGFDHAYYGNLEAKLGLLSSDQALFMDPRTRPIVQEMGKEKDRFFQAFAVAMEKMGAIGVKRGRKHGEKRRDCTVHM from the exons AtgctttcctcttcttcttcttctctacCAGCTTCTTTTGCCTCTAACCTCTTCTTCGGTTGCCTCCTCACCTTTAATGTCATCATCCTCACCTCGCATTTCCCGACCGGGCTCTCGAAGCCAGGCACCAACACCACACAACAGCGTCACAGACAGTTGTCGTATGGTTACTACGCGAGGACGTGCCCTCAGGTGGAGCAGTTGGTGGCTTCCGTGACGAACCAACAGTACAAGAATGCTCCTGTCTCCGGCCCCGCCACCATTCGCCTCTTCTTCCATGACTGCTTCGTCGAA GGGTGTGATGGATCAGTACTGATAGCCACAAAGCAAGGGAGCAAGGAATTGGCAGAAAGGGATGCAGTGGACAACAAGGACCTGAGGGCTGAGGGATTCGAGACCGTAACAAAGGCCAAGGCATTGGTGGAGAGCAAATGCCCCGGGGTCGTCTCTTGTGCTGATATTCTCGCCATCGCTGCTCGAGATTTCGTCCACCTG ACCGGGGGACCATACTAccaggtgaagaagggaaggtGGGACGGCAAAATATCAGCTGCCTCGAGAGTGCCACCTAATCTGCCACGAGCAAACTCGACTGTGAATGAGCTCCTCAAGCTCTTCAACTCCAAGGGTCTGAAGCTGCAAGACTTGGTGGTGTTATCTGGTGCACACACAATCGGGTTCGCCCACTGCAAACACTTCCTCGGTCGCCTCTATGACTACAAGGGGTCGAAGGGCCCTGACCCTTCCATCGATTCTAGGCTCTTGAAGGCCTTGAGGATGTCTTGCCCCCATTATGGGGGGAACGCGGACATTGTTGCGCCATTCGACGTGACGACCCCGTTCGGGTTTGACCATGCCTATTATGGGAACTTGGAGGCTAAGCTGGGCCTGTTGTCGTCGGACCAGGCCCTGTTTATGGATCCTAGGACCCGGCCCATTGTGCAGGAAATGGGAAAGGAGAAGGACAGGTTCTTCCAAGCTTTTGCGGTGGCTATGGAGAAGATGGGTGCAATTGGGGTGAAGAGGGGGAGAAAGCATGGGGAGAAGAGGAGAGACTGCACCGTGCATATGTAA